The genome window CAGGGCTCCAGGAACTGAGaatgagagctgcaggaaaagtggCTTTCAGCACACTTGGAAGCTCAGCCAAGCAGGGAAGGAAAGTTACACTTCTCCTAGGTGTCTACAGAGAAAGCCTAAGTGGCAACTTCTTTCTGTGGCAAACCAGCCTAATCATCCCATGAGCTGAGGTGAATTCAGCTACAAGGAAGAACTGGGAGCTGGTAAGGTAGACCATTCTCCTCAGCTTTTCATCATCATCTCTGCTGGGCTGAAGGAGGCACAGGGAGCCTAAGCATTATTTTTCCATATTGCCAAGCTGCTAGATGGCTGATTCAGGTTTTGATAGCAGTAAAATAATTGTGTATTCCTTTCCTGTCATTTGTCTTAGTTGTGCTGGTGTGTGGAAGCTGAAAATGCTTGAAGGGCCTTTTGGGGCTCTGGCTGAGACCCAGCCTTGGTAAGGGATAacctgcctgggcaggagctgcagcctcagccccagcctggtgcagcctcagccccagcagggtgCAGAGGAAGCCAGGCTGTCCAATGTAACACCCATCTCCTAAACCCAATGCAGCAGAGAGATCAGTGTCAGGCACAGAGGGAGTTTTGTCCCTGCAAAGGTCTCCCtgcttcccctctccccatcctGACATTTAGACCCTGCAGAGGTACCTGTGGAGAAGCCAGGTGTAAAGAGGTAAAGGCAGGTATCACTTCAGTGGTTCTGCAGTGCTTGCCAAAGCCTCCTACTGCAGAGTTGTGCCTGGTCTGTGCAGGGAAGAAGGCATTAGATTTTTGAAGTTCCAAGGTAACACAAGAGTAGGAAGCAATATCCAAATTGAACACTATCCTTAGCAAGCCACTAACAGAGTATAGAGCTGGAGTGGGACCTAGAAACACCAGGACAGAAGTGCCTGTCACCAGCACAACCCAGGAGGTAAGTGATGGGTCTGTCTCCTCAACAGAGAGTGACCTAGCACTagcctccctgcccagccctgctaTCCAAAAGACCTGGGGAAACAGTGATTTGCACTTACCTCCCCTTGGGGCTTTTCCTCTGTCCCACGCTGCCCCCATGCCAAGAAGGATTTCCTGATGAGGCAAACAACTCTCCCTATCAATTTGGATGATTACAGAGTAGGTTGTATTAATTTCACCTGTGAGGTCCTCAAGAGACTGTAGGCCATCATGGTCCTGATGGGCCTCACCTAGGACCCCCAGCCACAGTCTCTGTCCAGGGACTCAATCTCTGCTCTGTTCAGGGCTGCTAGCCTCTGCCCCAGTGATGGAAGAGGAGTGCTGGATTCTCACCTCAGCTACAGCCCCACATGTGCTTGTTTATGGGCCCTGTTTGTCTAGAACCTGATCCAGAGATTTACTTCAGAGCTTTCTGACCATCACAAATATGTTAATGATCTGGTCTCTGAGTTGCCACCACCTCTTCTCCTGcgctgctccctggctgggtGTGGTGGGACTGGCCCTGACTGGTGGGGCCTTGtccaggcagccaggggagTCCCCCCCAGCTCCCTATGCCTTAGGGAGCAGTTAATCTTGTCTACATCCtgacataattaaaaaaaaaaataaggaaaaaccCACCTGAACAAGACAAGACTATAACTTTTTGTGGCTTGAAGTGAGCCCAAGTTACTCAAATTTCAAAAAGTATTATACCCAGACACCCCATATGTCAAGCACTTTGCTATGCAATTTCTTCTGCTTGCAGTACTTGCAAGATGCATTTGTCAGAAAGATAGTGATGAGTAAGGAAatgctaaacaaacaaaaaacccaaagcaaagatgatgagaattaaaaaaaaaaatacacagattaTGTAACCATGAAGTTTCAAGATGTTTGGGAAAGAAATTAACTCAGTCACGAAGTATAGGATTGTTAaagacacagcacagcagacaTCAATGGATGACAGGTACAGAAAAGACAGTGCTTCAGATGTCCTTTAATTCCTtccaaatgcaaatattttttttcgTATCTAGATTTGTGAACTCGTGAACCAACACGATGCTTGAGAGTATCAGTGAGTACAGCGTGACAGCTCCAGCGTTAGGCACCGCCgcctccagcagccagggcagtgcccgGTGAGGGAGGGCGCAGGGGCCGTCTCTACATCACAACTTCGGCAGTGTTTAAGCGAGGCTGTGTGCCCGTCCCGAGCGGGCAGCATCACCGCTCGCTGTGAGCCTAAGAGCGAGGCAGGCAGCGGCCCGCCCGCCGCCctctcccggggctctgggggctccgCGGGGACCTCCACTCTTCCTACGCGGGCGCGGAGTGCAGGGAGCCCTTCGGAAAGGGGCAGGAGCGGTCTCGTTTAATGCATTTCCCCTGAGACTTAGTGGTATAAACGGGGCTCTAGCAGCCGAATCAGAAGTCACGACCAGGTGCGCGCCGCCGCTGCGAGCGATGCTCGGGGCCGGGACCGGGAAGCGATGCTCGCCGCTCTCCCGCCGCCGGGCAAAGGGTGCTGGAGCCAAGAGCTCGCTGCCCTCGGCTGTCGCTTACCCCAGACAAGGAGGCGATAGGCAAGGCAGCGGCTGGGGGAGCATCGCGGCGGCAGGGCGACGTCGGGGCACTGAGCCTCCCACCTCCAGATGAGCACAGCCGCCGGCTCGGGCCGCGCCCTTTGAGGCCCGCACCGGCGGGTCCGGCCGCCGAGACCGGCGCTCGTAGAGCGGCCCCTCCCTTTAAACCCGACCCGGAGCGGAGAGCAGCCCCCGGCGCAGGAACCGGCGCAGCTttggaggagcagccagagtGAGAGGGCGAGTGGCTCCCGGGCACCGCTGCTCATCCAGCGGAGcggcctccctccctccttggcCCTGCGGACATGGCACCCACAACAACGCTTCCTGGGCTCCCGGGGGATCTTGGGTCAGGTGCCGGTGTTTCCAGGTTTTGGGAAACTCCTCCTGAGACCCACCAGACCCCCGGTGCAGAGGGCGGGCGGGGCACCAGCGTCAACTTCGGCGTGGGCAGCAAGTGCGGCTCCACGAGGGACGTGGCGATGAGCGCGGGGGTTCGGGGAGCGAGTGTGAGGCTGTGAGGCGGGTTCCTGCACAGAGAATGCCCCTCAGGCACTTACCGAGGGGGGTTGAGTCAGATGTTTGACTGTCAGCATGGGAGCCGCACGGCAGCGGCGGGGCAGTCAGGGagcggggcggggagcggggcttCCTCTCTGCGAAAGGGACGGAATCCGGGACGCCTCTGGGACCCGCAGAGACACCACGGCCGGCCTCCCTCCGGCATGGCCGGACTTCGCTTTGACAGAGACTGGGGGGAAAATGcacctaaacaaacaaaaaaaatcaatcgcacacacacaaaaagttTGTTTTCGGCCTTAGCAGGTGTATTGTCGTGTCGCGCccacctcttcctccttccccctcacTTCCGAGGGTGGCTCAGTTGTCCCCTGTGTCTGTTCCCGGGCAGGGGCGCCGAGCTCCGTCCGCTGCGACAGAGCACGACTGCTACTTTCGTTCTTATTTTCACGTTTCTCACTTGGCTTCTCCCCCTCTCTCAGCAGCGGCACATCGAAACGTGTCCCGCCATAAACGAGCGGGGTTTTGTCCCGCTCCGTGACCGGCGGACACCTTCCTGTCGCCATGGCGAGCCCGGCGTATCCTGGTGCCGGGAATAGAGCACACGGGCGCCCACACAGCGACCGGCTCTTCGCTTTGCTCCAGGTTACCTCCCAATACACCgacagaaaatggaaacaaaaaataagttAATTGCTCCTGATCCTATTCAGgaatcttaaaaataaatagcttcCCCCAGCCAAAGAGCGCAAGGCGTTCATTTAGCAGTAACGGGACTAAACATTTGTTGAACTGGGAAAGGAACAAATGAGAAAGTGTCATTCATGGCTCCAGCTGCCGCTGGCCTCTCCCAGCCACTTCCACCAAGGGCCCTTTGGAGTTGATGACACCGCCGGGTCCCCTCACAGGCGGACTGATTAGATTAGACGTGATAGCTGCAGTCCACGTTCGGAGCTGGCACACTTAGTCAAATCGCTCGCATGAATTACGGGAGGGCCGGAAGCGCTGCTTTAGAGGGTCACTTGTAATTTCGTTTATATGTGATTAAAGGCTTTATACATGAAAAGGCTTAATTTGCACCAGTTTGGTTTTCCATTTAGGGGCGTCTGTACGAAATGTACTGTACTGCCAAACTTTGTTTTACCTCCGGGAGCACTTGTATTTTGCGGGTCAGCGttgaatgtttttcttttgtgatgGATTCGGTTACAAATAGCAAtactttattattttgcttGCGGTGGAACTGCTATAGAAGCACGCCAACATGCCGTCACTGTATGGGAAAATTACACATAGTCTCGGAAGGTACATACTACACACGCACGCACATATTTATATTACTTTCTTCCACTGGAAAAATTATCAGTGGAGAAAACGCCGAAGTGCTACAACTTAAAAGCTGGGAAAGGCCAAGCGCCTTTGCCCACGCTCCAGAAACCTGAGGCTGCTGCGAGGTGTACTCGGGCTCTGGGCCGACCTCCGCCGAGCAGAAcgggagccggggctggggccggggccgggTGGGCCAGGGAGCCGCGTCCACCACCCCAGCAGCCGGGCGGGGGGCGGTAGCAGCAGATTCCCACCATAAAGGATGGGGTCGGGATCTCCCCCAGCGCCGGGTGATGATAAACTGTGAGGGCGGCCGGTCCGCTTCCCCCCGCTGTAACTCTCCCGTTCATATTTTTTACTTCCCTTCAAAATACAGTAAAGGACAAGTTCTGAGTAGGAATGAACAGAGGCATCCCTCTAGCACCGCGGCAGCCAGGGGCGAGTTCCGAACTGTTACAAGCCAGGGACAACGCGTTCCGCGTTCCGGGGTCTgcgggcgggcggcgctgcGGCTGGGGGAGAACGGCGTCCCTCGTGTCGGGGTAAATCACCTCTTCAAAAATCCGGCGGCTCTGGAGGGACCGTCTTGGACTGATGCGTAGCGAGAGCAAACCCAAGCTTTAGCAGCGGATCCCGACAGTGTCACAATTAATGACGACTATTACAACATTAATAACAATTATCAGGGTCTGTCCAGCCGCCGTCGAGTCCGCTGATGTCGTGGCCAGAAGGATGTTTTGTAACCTCCCTGGTTCCCTCCACGCTCGGGCTGCCCAGAGGCGTTCCGGAACCAGGAGGGATGTTGCCGTCCCCGTCCGTACCCGCTCGTGGGGAGCCGGCTCCGGGCGCAcggaaggagcagctccctcgGGCAGGAGGGTTACGGTAAAATACTCCCAGGAAAATATTAATACAAGCAACAGAAGGTTAGCGGAGTTATTATCCTTTTCAATtcattttttacttaaaaacGCAATGgaattattcattttattaaggaggaagaaattaaagattAGGCTCTAAGGCGGTATTTTACCTCCCTCTAATCGCCTCTGGGATCGGATTGAAGTAATCCTGACGACGAGATGAATTCGCCGGTGACTCGGATTTTGAGTGCATGTAGAGATACGTTATGATAATAATGCAAGTGAGCAATATCAAGAACATACCTTAGGAACGAATGAAACACAAAGCCGATTACGGGGAAAAAGAGAACAGCAGCTTTCCCGGGCAGAGCACGAAATCAACTCGAGGCAAAACTTTTGCCCTTAATTTCTGCTATGGTTTGTAACTGCGGGAGACCGGCGGGCAGGCTCCTTCCCCCGCCAGCCCCTTCTACTGGGACTCGGTACGTGCTGCCCGCCTGGAGGGAGCCCGGGCCCGCCGTGCTCCCCCAATAGAAACCGGCCGAGAGGTTCCTTATTGCCCCTTTCAGAGGCTGTAAATCTCTCTGCCTCGGGAAAAACGCCAGCACGAGTGCAGGATATTTGCGGTTCGGCAGATAtgtaaaacttaaaaaaaagatgCGGTCCGAGAGCAAGGCAAAGCTCAGGACAGGACTAAAAGGATACATCGAGGTTGATTTTAGTGACTTTATCTATATTGCCGGCAACAGCAACACCTAGCAAGGCTCCATCTCTGAGACAGAAGACGATGACgtccccccgcccccccaaaattttgcttttagatCGCTAAGGAAAATTTGGCACTTACATAAATTATCGTGAGAAGTACCGAAAGAAAGGGAGATACATTCGTAAGGAAGTACTGAATAATAAAGCTATCGCTCCTTCAAAAGCGTATCTCAATATTGAGTAGACCAGTATAATTGCAATGGCAGGGCTGTAATTGCTGCTTTGGGATATTTACCCTGCTCAAATGACACTACATATTTTACTTTCAAACACTTGTCAAAAAGTCAATCCCAAAAAGACCAGTTAAGAACAAGCTGTTAACATATTAAGTATATGAGATTTGAACCCTCTAAAACCCACTCAACAATAATTCCCTTCTTCAGCACCAATCAAGAGGAAATTTGCCTAGATTGAATTAAATGTAAATTGCTCTGAAGGAGGAAAATCTCCTCTGGCGGACACAAAGTACGAGAGAGAGACACCGACAGTGCGGAGAAGGGGGCAGCCCGAGGCAGCTGCCCCTCACGGCTCTGGGGGGGTCCGCCTGCGTCCCCCCGCCAGTCCACgatccttccttcctccaggTAAAAGGCGGGCGGCTGCAGCAACCCGATCCAGGACAGCAATTACGGTATTAGCGCCCCGACCCATCTGCCGTGGGGAATTGCGGGGGAGAAGAACGTGAGCGGTCAGCGGCCCCCCGGCCAggggaaagcagggagcagggccGGAGAGGCATCGCGGATCCCGTCCTTCCTCCGCCTCACGCTTGCCCGCACGGCTGTGTCCATCCCGAGGCCAGCCCCGGCTCCTGTCGCCCGCCTGAGCTCCGGGGCACGGGAGGGACGGGCCGGACACGGAGGTCGCAGAGAGAGGTGCCCGGGCCACTGCCCGTCGTTCGGCGTCTGTCCTGGGGACCGCAGGACATTCTCTTCCTCCGTACCCCGCATGGAGTTCCCGGCTGCGGAGGTACCGTCGTGGAACAGCCGCTGCCTTGCTCTCCTCAAAAGCAGTTGCGGTGGCTGAGGCCGCAACAGACAGGTCACAGCTCCGGGGCCAAGGatgcctccctccatccctccttccgtctccccatctctctctccctttctccctgggccccagcccttcctccctgctctcacTTCTCGCAAGACGGCTGTcccgggccggcggcggcgggggcagACACTGCCATGTGCCTGTTCCTGGGCTGGTACCCGAGCGGTGGGGGTCGGGCCTCCCTGCCTCGCTGGAGGCTTCTCTCCATCAGCAAACCCGAGacctcctgcctctctccccctgtccctgagaagggcagtgctgggcctCTGATATGGATATTGCTGCATGGGTCCCTCCGCGGAGGGACGCGGCCTGGCCGCTCGCTGCCGGGGGCGGCAGGGACGGAGGGACCCTCGGTGTCTCCTGGCTATTATTTCGGTAGCGGCCTCTCAGCCACCAGTCGAGTGAACCCCAGGCCGGCGGGAGGAACGGGACCTTGTCCTGACCCGAACTGTCGGATGGTGGGGTGGGCGGGAACACAGAGAGCCCCGTACCCGCTGCTGCCCCTCTCATCTCCCCAGCCACCCCGCTTCGCTGACAGGACGAACACCCGCTGGCGCTGCCCGCCCCGAAGAGGGCCGTCAAGCTTCTATTAAATACGTGGGGATTGCATCTGTTTAGGTGCTTATGTATCTACAAACAGTGTGTGAGCTGTATATTTCTTCGTGTAtctgtgccagccctgagtTTTCGGTATTTGTGTTGTGAGTGTATTCTGTAAGGACACAGAAGCTATATTTAGTGCATATGCAGGctacatatgtatatatatacacaaaaatacagaaatatatcAAGAATGCTTCGGATTTATAAGGCACTCCTTCCtacctcctttttcttctcttcccccgCCCAAGTTTTGAATTATCCTTTTGCTCCCAAACACTCGTTCCATTTGGCCTGGGATGTTCTTGCATCCCCACGCGCTGGTCTCGCCGTCTGCTTGTTGCAAGTCCCCCGTTTATTTGTCTACCGTGTTTTCCAAAAGCTCACCGCCACCTGACCTTGTTCTTTAAAGCAGTGAGCAGTCCCAGGAGcagtcccaggagcagagcagccatctccctccctccctcagaCACACACACGCACGCACGCACAAAGAGAGCTCGGGCTGGAAAGTGGCAAGGAAACAAACAGCTTCCCCTCCAGCCGCTTCTTCTGCAGCACCTTGTTTGACAAACACCCTGGCGCTTGCCCTTGAATTGGGTTTCACATCCCTATTTAGCACTTGGACAATGATTTTAGATGATGTCATTTAAAGCCAAACAAGAAAATTGATCTCGGATTTGCTTGGCCTCTAAAGCCTGGTTAAGCAGAttgcaaataataataataaaaagagagagagagagggagggaggtaGAGGGGAGAGAGGCGAGAAGGAGGGAGGGCCACCTCCTTCCCTGGGCGGGGGAGGCGCGGGCGCCAATGAAAAGTAGCCCCTTGCTGGGGGGGAAAAACTTTTCCTGTTGACTGTTGGAAGCGAATTGAGCAATTATCTAGTTTACCTTCTCCTCCTGGAAGTTAACGATTGGCGAGATCTTGGCTGCGTTATTGACACAACACTTTCTATTGATAGAAATAAGTAGCGATTGTCCCGAGTCATTGGTGCGCCAAAGTAAACTGTGATGGGCTGGCATGAGTCCACTGGACTGAGAAGGCTGGTTCCGCCGGTGGAGGCTGTGGTGATGGTGGCGGCGGCAATGCTGGTCTCCCTCCTCGCAGATCAGTAACAAGAAAAGGGGCAGAGAaagtgaaagagagagagaggggagagaggaaaaaaaaaaagaaaaaaaaaaaaagaggcgTCTACCAGAGCGGCTCAAACCGGGAGAACAAATGCAGTTCAGCCATGGACAATAGTGGCAACCACACGGCGACCAAAATCCTAGCGACTCCTCCGTCCAGAGAAAGCCTGTCTGCCAGGAGCAACATGATCAGCACGCCCAAGCCACTCGCCTTCTCCATTGAGCGCATCATGGCGCGGACTCCAGAGCCCCGCTCCATCCCCGTCCCGCAGCTCCTCCATGGCTCCGTGGCCAAAGGCGACCCCAAGCATCCGCTGCACCTCAACTCCTCCATCCCCTGCATGATCCCCTTTGTCCCGGTGGCGTACGATACCCTGCCCAAAGCAGCGGTGGCTGGAGCGGAACCCAGGAAGGCTCACTTAGATTCCTCTTCCTCGCCCTCCTTTAGCTGCGGCGATCTCTTGAACTGTGCCCTGAGCTTGAAAGGAGATTTCCCTCGCGATGCCCTGCCCTTGCAGCAGTACAAACTGGTAAGACCCCGAGTGGTCAATCACTCCTCCTTCCACGCCATGGGAGCCCTGTGCTATTTCAACCGAGGCGACAGCCCCTGTCACCCGTCCTCCAGTGTCAACATCCACCCGGTGGCTTCTTATTTCCTCAGCTCTCCCTTGCACCCGCAGCCCAAGGCTTACCTGGCGGAGCGGAACAAGCTGGTGCTACCGACCGTGGACAAGTACCCGGCGGGGGTGGCCTTCAAGGACTTATCGCAGGCTCAGTTGCAGCACTACATGAAAGAAAGTGCTCAGATCCTCTCGGAAAAAATCGCCTATAAGACGTCGGAGTTCAGCCGCAGCTCCCCGAGCAGCAAGCCCAAAGTTTTCACGTGTGAAGTTTGTGGAAAGGCAAGTAGCACCGTAGCCcgcctcccttccccagcctcctgtccctgtccgtCTTCCCGCCGGCTGTCTGTCGCTTGCTTGCTTGATTTTTCAACGACGGCTCCCCCTTGGCACTCTCGCCTTCTAATCgcaatttcatttta of Molothrus ater isolate BHLD 08-10-18 breed brown headed cowbird chromosome 5, BPBGC_Mater_1.1, whole genome shotgun sequence contains these proteins:
- the FEZF1 gene encoding fez family zinc finger protein 1, which produces MDNSGNHTATKILATPPSRESLSARSNMISTPKPLAFSIERIMARTPEPRSIPVPQLLHGSVAKGDPKHPLHLNSSIPCMIPFVPVAYDTLPKAAVAGAEPRKAHLDSSSSPSFSCGDLLNCALSLKGDFPRDALPLQQYKLVRPRVVNHSSFHAMGALCYFNRGDSPCHPSSSVNIHPVASYFLSSPLHPQPKAYLAERNKLVLPTVDKYPAGVAFKDLSQAQLQHYMKESAQILSEKIAYKTSEFSRSSPSSKPKVFTCEVCGKVFNAHYNLTRHMPVHTGARPFVCKVCGKGFRQASTLCRHKIIHTQEKPHKCNQCGKAFNRSSTLNTHTRIHAGYKPFVCEFCGKGFHQKGNYKNHKLTHSGEKQFKCNICNKAFHQVYNLTFHMHTHNDKKPFTCPTCGKGFCRNFDLKKHVRKLHDSALGLPRAPAELGGPDPPPPPGALLPGPPPLQP